The DNA sequence AAGAGTTTAACAAGGATATACAAAGACAGGGACTTATTCCAAGAGAGGTGGAAGTTTAATATGCCTTGGATGAACAAAGTTTCTGCAGAGAGGGTAAAGTCTGAGTTTAAAGAAGTAGAGATAGAATACACAAAGCACACCACAAACCTTCACGTCAAAAAGGAAAAGCTTATAGACCTTTTAACCTTTCTGAAGAACAAAGAAGGATACAGACACTTCATAGACTTTTCCTGTATAGACTTTCCAGATAAAAAAGAGCGCTTCCAGGGGGTTTATATTCTCTACAATCCAGATGAAAACGAAAGGGTTATAGTAAAAACCTGGGCAAAGGACGGAAAGCTTCCCTCTGTGGAAAAGCTGTGGGCTTGTGCCCGGTGGGCTGAGAGGGAAGCTTACGACATGTTCGGAGTGGAGTTTGAAGGACACGAAAACCTAAGAAGGATGTTCATGTGGGAGGGATACGAATACTTTCCGCTAAGAAAGGACTTTCCTATACAAGGTTTTCCTGAGGTGGAACTACCCTCTCTAACTGAGGTGATGCACGGAAGGACAGACCCACCCAGTCATGATTATGAGCTTTTGCACACAAAAGTAGCCACCTTAGAGGATCTTGAAAGGACAGAAAAGGCAAGGCTAAAGAAAAAAGCCCAACTCGTGCTAAACTGGGGACCTTTACATCCGGGAACCCACGGCACCATATGGTTTTTGTTTGACCTGGATGGAGAAAACGTAGTCCAGTGTGACGTGATCTTGGGCCAGCTTCACAGGGGGATGGAAAAGATCGCAGAGAACCTATACTACTTTCAGTTTCTTCCATACACGGATCGTATGGACTACATATCCGCCATATGCAACGAGCTTGCCTACGTGAATGCGGTAGAAAAGCTCTTGGGCGTGGAGGTCCCAGAAAAGGCAAGATACATAAGAACCATGTTTGCAGAGCTTCAGAGGATAAACTCCCACCTTCTTTGGCTTGGTACAGGTGCCCTGGACCTTGGAGCTTTAACAGTCTTTCTGTATGCCTTTAGAGAAAGAGAGAAAATAATGGACATAATAGAAGGGAACGCTGGCTATAGGCTAACAACAGCCTTTTTGAGAATAGGTGGCGTGCACTACGACCTGGCAGAGGGCACCTTAGATGTAGTGAAAGCTTTCATAAAGGACTTTCCAGAAAGACTAAAAGAGTATCATCAACTACTAACAAGAAACAGGATTTGGTTAAGAAGGACAAAGGACGTTGGGGTCATCACAAGGGAAGACGTTTTTAACTACGGACTTACTGGACCAGTGGCAAGAGGTTCTGGCGTGCCTTACGATATAAGAAAGCTTGAGCCCTACGCTGCTTATGAGGAGGTGGATTTTGATGTGCCTGTGGGAGAAGTGGGAGACGTGTATGACAGATACTTAGTGAGGATGGAGGAGATGGTCCAAAGCTTGAGAATAATAGAGCAGTGCGTTAGCAAGCTTGAAAAGCTTCCAAAGAGTGCGCCTTACATAAACAAAGAGCATCCTGCGGTCATGGCACCAAAGGAGGAAGTCTTTAAAGACTTAGAGGATATGGTAAAGAACTTCAGAATAGTGGTCCACGGGGAGAGCGCTCCACCTGGAGAGGTATATGCCAGCGGAGAAAATCCAAGGGGAGAGCTTGGCTTTTACATATACTCCACTGGAGGCTCCAAGCCTTACCGCCTGAGGATAAGGTCTGGAGCCCTTTATAACCTTTCCATCTTTCCAAAGCTTATAGAGGGAAGGACAATCGCAGACGCTATAGCTTTGCTGGGGAGCCTAGATCCTGTGGTAGGAGAAACGGACAGGTAATGGGAGGATAAAGTATGGCTGAGTTGGGGCTTAGCCTGTTCATTGCCTTAGTAAAGGTCCTTTTGATTTTGGGAATTTTTCTGGGAATAGGTGCTTATCTGACATGGTTTGAAAGAAAGCTGGCTGGACACATACAGGGAAGGCTTGGTCCCAAGCTGGTGGGTCCCTTTGGATTACTACAACCCTTGGCGGACGGTCTGAAGTTGCTCACCAAAGAGTCCGTAATACCCGACAGGGCAGACAAGGTAGTGTATTATTTGGCGGTTGTTTTAGCTCTGGCACCAGCCATCATGCTCTTTTCAGTTATTCCCTTTGGTCCAAGCTTTAGTTTATTTGGTGTAGAAATAAAGCCCATCGTTGCGGACGTAAATATTGCGATCCTTCTGGTCTTTGCCTTTGGATCTTTGTTGGTTTATGGTACCATATTCTCTGGATGGGCTTCTAACTCAAAGTATGCCTTTATAGGATCCTTGAGAAAGGCTGCGGTAATTATAGGTTATGAGGTGGTGTTAGGCTTTTCTGTGCTTGGGGTGATCCTTTTGGCTGGAACTATGAGTACCACAGGTATTGTGCAAGCTCAGATAGAGAGAGGCGTTTGGTTTATAGTTTATCAGCCTGTGGCGTTTATTCTTTACCTTTTCTGTATGCTGGCGGAGTCTGGAAGGGTGCCCTTTGACATTCAGGAAGCAGAGGCAGAATTAGTAACGGGTTATCATGTAGAATATGGCGGTATGCGTTTTGGTGTATTTCCTTTGGCAGAGTGGTATTTGAACGTAATGGCACTTTCTGCCATTGCGGTTGTGCTCTTTTTGGGTGGATGGTCCGGACCTAACATCTTTGGCCCCCTTTCTCCCTACCTTTGGTTTTTGATAAAGATGTTCGGTCTTGTGTTCTTTGTCCTTTGGCTTCATTGGACCCTTCCAAGGTTTCAGGCAAAGGACATAACAGAGATAGGTTGGAAGATCATGCTTCCCCTTGCGATCCTAAACGTGGTGCTAACTGCCTTTGTGTATTACTTCGTCTAAAAGAAGTCAAAGCTGTTGGTAAGACTTTGGGAAATAAGGCCTTTTTTTATTAGTTCAGCTTCTTCAAATCTTATAATACTTTCTGGCATCAGTCCCAGTGGGCACACCATAGAACAGTTTTTGCAATGAGTGCAAAGTTGAATATACGCGTTTTTTATTCGCAAAAGACTCTCTTCTTTCTTTGAATTTCTTGGGTCTTGCGTTAGTTTGTAAATTCTTAAAAAACTCATAGGACCACCAAAGCCTTGGTTGGTTAGAAAGACTGGACAACTTGCATCGCACAAACCACAGGCTATACACTCAAAGCTTTTTTCCACCATAGAGTTTGTTTTGAATATCTGAAGATTATTACCAAGAGGCTCATACCAAATCCTTAGCTTTTTGAGGCGTTCTATCAATGCTGAATGATCCACCACTAAGTCTTTTATGATGGGTAGGTTGTCAAGGGGTTCAATAGTTATTGGATCTTCTAACTCTCTTACTTTGGTTTTGCATGCAAGCACTGGTTTTGCGTTGACCTTTACGCCACAAGTTCCACATATCCCAGCCCTGCACATGCTTCTAAAAGAAAGCGTAGGATCGTAGTTCTCTTTAAGGGTATATAGGATGTCTAATACTGTTTGATTTGGCTCAAGGGAAACATCAAACTCTTTGAATAAACTTTCATGATTTCGGTACAGCTTTACACGCACCAGCATGAGTTTTTAAATTTAATCTTTCCAGATCAGAAAGGTTTTACTATCCTTACCTCGCCCCTTCCAAAGATATGGCATTGTATCCCCCAAGCCTCTCGTAAAGGCTCTTCTCTTTACCCTGTTTGAAGTTTTTCAGTGATTTAATCACTTTTAGATAGTTTTTCTTGCAGAGAGTATAATATAAAGAATGCAAAAAATACCAAAACATTTAGCCATAATTATGGATGGAAACGGGAGGTGGGCACAGGAGAGAGAACTGCCAAGGATAGCGGGGCATTGTGAGGGAGTAAAAAGGGCAGAAGAGATAGTGTATGCGTGCCAGGATTTGGGAATAAAATTCTTAACCCTTTACACCTTTTCAACGGAAAATTGGAAAAGGCCCGCAGAAGAAGTCAAAGCCCTGTTTGAACTTTTTGAAGGCTATCTGAGTAAAAAGATAACTGAGTTGAAAGAAAAAAACATAAAACTAAGGTTTATTGGAAGAAAGGACAGAGTTCCAAAGACCACTTTAAAGATCATGGAAGAGGCGGAAGAGCAAACAAAAGACTGCAGTTCCCTTACGGTGATCTTAGCGGTAGATTACGGAGGAAGGGACGAAATAATAAGGGCTGTGAATAAAATTTTGAGCTCTGGGATAAAGAGTGTAACAGAAGAAGAGTTTTCCAAATTTTTAGACCTTGCGGGCATACCAGACCCAGACCTTCTCATAAGAACTGCAGGAGAGGAGAGGATATCCAACTTTCTACTCTGGCACATAGCTTACACAGAGTTCTACTTTTCCCCCGTCTATTGGCCAGATTTTACGAAGGAAGAGCTACTAAAAGCTTTGGAAGACTTTTCTTGCAGAAAGAGGAGGTTTGGTGCAGTTTTATAAGGGAAGGGAATCCGTAGGAATACTTATAGGAGCTTTAACCCTACTTTCCGCATTTTTTCCAGACTTACTTTTTTTACTTTTTCTCTTACTTTTGTCTTTTGGTATTGGAAGGGAGCTAAGCAACGCACTTGATGCCAAAAAAGTTTCGTACTTTGTTCCCTTAGTCCTTCTGCTTAGTTCTTATAGGCTTGAGCTTGGTATATTTGCGGTTTTAGCCTTTGGTTTTCTGATAGCTTACCTTAGATGGTCCTTAGATAGTTTGCTAAAAAGCGTGCTTATACTGACCTACGCTGGGCTGTTGCCTTCCTTTTTACTTTTGGTAAAATCCCACAACCACTGGGAGTTTCTAAAGCTGGTTTTCTTTGCATACACAGTGGATACAGCCTCCTACTATGCGGGCAAGCTTTTTGGAAAAAGGCCCTTGGCTCCAAGGCTTTCTCCTAAAAAAACCTGGGAAGGTCTGGTGGGAGGCGCTTTGGCAGGACTGCTTTTTTTCTTAATCATCAACAAACCTGTCCTTTTTACTATTCCCTTTGTTTTAGTGGCTCTGCTTGGAGACCTTTTTAAGAGTTTCATAAAAAGGCAAGTGGGTATAAAAGACTTTTCCCAATTGCTTGGAGAACACGGTGGTTTAACGGACAGGTTTGATTCGGTGTTGTTTATTTGCATCTTTTGGACGATTGTATTAATATAATATTTCAGGAAGGGAGGTATGAAGATGAAAAGAATTCTTTTTCTAATTCTATGCATACTAATATCCCTCGGATACTCTCTCACCCTTAGAGAAATGAAGTTTGAAAACACGAGGCTTGAAACTGTAGTTAAAACCCTATCTCAAATCGCTGAACTTAACGTTTTGTTTGACCCGGCTATATCAGCAGATTTACAAAAGCCTGTAAGTATAACCATTTACAAGCCTATGCCCGTGGGAGAAGCCCTTAACCTAATTCT is a window from the Thermocrinis sp. genome containing:
- a CDS encoding isoprenyl transferase, giving the protein MQKIPKHLAIIMDGNGRWAQERELPRIAGHCEGVKRAEEIVYACQDLGIKFLTLYTFSTENWKRPAEEVKALFELFEGYLSKKITELKEKNIKLRFIGRKDRVPKTTLKIMEEAEEQTKDCSSLTVILAVDYGGRDEIIRAVNKILSSGIKSVTEEEFSKFLDLAGIPDPDLLIRTAGEERISNFLLWHIAYTEFYFSPVYWPDFTKEELLKALEDFSCRKRRFGAVL
- a CDS encoding phosphatidate cytidylyltransferase — encoded protein: MQFYKGRESVGILIGALTLLSAFFPDLLFLLFLLLLSFGIGRELSNALDAKKVSYFVPLVLLLSSYRLELGIFAVLAFGFLIAYLRWSLDSLLKSVLILTYAGLLPSFLLLVKSHNHWEFLKLVFFAYTVDTASYYAGKLFGKRPLAPRLSPKKTWEGLVGGALAGLLFFLIINKPVLFTIPFVLVALLGDLFKSFIKRQVGIKDFSQLLGEHGGLTDRFDSVLFICIFWTIVLI
- the nuoH gene encoding NADH-quinone oxidoreductase subunit NuoH, which encodes MAELGLSLFIALVKVLLILGIFLGIGAYLTWFERKLAGHIQGRLGPKLVGPFGLLQPLADGLKLLTKESVIPDRADKVVYYLAVVLALAPAIMLFSVIPFGPSFSLFGVEIKPIVADVNIAILLVFAFGSLLVYGTIFSGWASNSKYAFIGSLRKAAVIIGYEVVLGFSVLGVILLAGTMSTTGIVQAQIERGVWFIVYQPVAFILYLFCMLAESGRVPFDIQEAEAELVTGYHVEYGGMRFGVFPLAEWYLNVMALSAIAVVLFLGGWSGPNIFGPLSPYLWFLIKMFGLVFFVLWLHWTLPRFQAKDITEIGWKIMLPLAILNVVLTAFVYYFV
- the nuoD gene encoding NADH dehydrogenase (quinone) subunit D — encoded protein: MPWMNKVSAERVKSEFKEVEIEYTKHTTNLHVKKEKLIDLLTFLKNKEGYRHFIDFSCIDFPDKKERFQGVYILYNPDENERVIVKTWAKDGKLPSVEKLWACARWAEREAYDMFGVEFEGHENLRRMFMWEGYEYFPLRKDFPIQGFPEVELPSLTEVMHGRTDPPSHDYELLHTKVATLEDLERTEKARLKKKAQLVLNWGPLHPGTHGTIWFLFDLDGENVVQCDVILGQLHRGMEKIAENLYYFQFLPYTDRMDYISAICNELAYVNAVEKLLGVEVPEKARYIRTMFAELQRINSHLLWLGTGALDLGALTVFLYAFREREKIMDIIEGNAGYRLTTAFLRIGGVHYDLAEGTLDVVKAFIKDFPERLKEYHQLLTRNRIWLRRTKDVGVITREDVFNYGLTGPVARGSGVPYDIRKLEPYAAYEEVDFDVPVGEVGDVYDRYLVRMEEMVQSLRIIEQCVSKLEKLPKSAPYINKEHPAVMAPKEEVFKDLEDMVKNFRIVVHGESAPPGEVYASGENPRGELGFYIYSTGGSKPYRLRIRSGALYNLSIFPKLIEGRTIADAIALLGSLDPVVGETDR
- a CDS encoding succinate dehydrogenase/fumarate reductase iron-sulfur subunit, with product MLVRVKLYRNHESLFKEFDVSLEPNQTVLDILYTLKENYDPTLSFRSMCRAGICGTCGVKVNAKPVLACKTKVRELEDPITIEPLDNLPIIKDLVVDHSALIERLKKLRIWYEPLGNNLQIFKTNSMVEKSFECIACGLCDASCPVFLTNQGFGGPMSFLRIYKLTQDPRNSKKEESLLRIKNAYIQLCTHCKNCSMVCPLGLMPESIIRFEEAELIKKGLISQSLTNSFDFF